One genomic segment of Gemmatimonadota bacterium includes these proteins:
- a CDS encoding right-handed parallel beta-helix repeat-containing protein, giving the protein MLPAQRPVPFTPGMTITASTRIAPGRYRIPATDSVGIVVRGRGVTLDLRGVELVGDTMPGQPDRFTGDGILIDGGSDVTVRGVTVRGVKHGLVARGTRGLRLYDSDFSYNQKPRLYSGIEKESLVDWLSFHQNEKREWLRHGAGVYLEGVVGGEIRNVTMRQGMNGLMLTRTDSLLIWNNDFSYNSGLGIGMYRSSYNRILHNRIDYDVRGYSHRFYNRGQDSAGLLMYEQSCFNVVAHNSVTHGGDGLFLWAGQSTMDTGKGGANDNLFYANDFSHAPTNGIEATFSRNAFVGNRVEENWHGVWGGYSYQSVILGNTFRRNVEAIAIEHGQDIRIVGNRFEGDTAAIRLWWNKIEPSDWGYPKYRDTRSQDYTVLGNSFSGTRLAMRVENTQRFRADGNAFLKVDSLLRVNGDTTGWSMVQRPGEATTVPIPSRYVVPKLPGGRDALIPAGGRRGRATIIVDEWGPYDYLSPKLWPVGRSDATPQKLRVLGPAGSWRVVAKEGVATLSTETGRVGDTLVVTPMAGREGDYRVELEYRGAAVTSPFGVRSATGVPVRFAWVRYLLPVKWAVTFARTDSTGNAPATTSAAPLQGIVAQRDTTRLDFTWYGPPKGIPASWLLTRAEASTTLAPGRYRIRTIADDAVRIYLDGKLLLDDWVPGESHVKEAEFTATGTHQLVVLHWQKDGWYELRVDVERVLR; this is encoded by the coding sequence GTGCTCCCGGCGCAGCGCCCCGTCCCCTTCACGCCGGGGATGACGATCACCGCCTCGACGCGCATCGCGCCGGGGCGGTATCGCATTCCGGCCACCGACTCGGTCGGCATCGTCGTCCGGGGCCGGGGCGTCACGCTCGACCTCCGCGGCGTGGAGCTGGTGGGCGACACCATGCCCGGCCAGCCCGATCGCTTCACCGGAGATGGGATCCTCATCGATGGCGGAAGCGACGTCACGGTGCGCGGGGTGACGGTGCGCGGCGTCAAGCACGGCCTCGTCGCCCGCGGGACGCGCGGCCTCCGTCTCTACGACAGCGACTTCTCCTACAACCAGAAACCGCGGCTCTATTCCGGCATCGAGAAGGAGTCGCTGGTCGACTGGCTCTCGTTCCACCAGAACGAGAAGCGTGAATGGCTGCGCCACGGCGCCGGCGTCTATCTCGAGGGCGTGGTCGGTGGCGAGATCCGCAACGTCACGATGCGGCAGGGGATGAACGGGCTGATGCTGACCCGCACCGACTCGCTGCTGATCTGGAACAACGACTTCTCGTACAACTCCGGCCTCGGCATCGGGATGTATCGCTCGTCGTACAATCGGATCCTCCACAACCGGATCGACTACGACGTGCGCGGCTATTCCCACCGCTTCTACAATCGCGGCCAGGACTCGGCCGGCCTCCTGATGTACGAGCAGAGCTGCTTCAACGTCGTCGCCCACAATTCCGTGACCCATGGCGGCGACGGCCTCTTCCTCTGGGCGGGCCAGTCCACCATGGACACGGGGAAGGGCGGGGCGAATGACAATCTCTTCTACGCCAACGACTTCTCGCACGCCCCCACGAACGGCATCGAGGCGACTTTCTCGCGCAATGCCTTCGTGGGCAATCGCGTCGAGGAGAACTGGCATGGCGTTTGGGGCGGCTACTCGTACCAGTCGGTGATCCTCGGCAACACCTTCCGCCGGAACGTCGAGGCGATCGCCATTGAGCACGGTCAGGACATCCGGATTGTGGGCAACCGCTTCGAGGGCGACACTGCCGCGATCCGCCTCTGGTGGAACAAGATCGAGCCGAGCGACTGGGGTTACCCGAAGTACCGCGACACCAGGTCGCAGGACTATACCGTCCTCGGCAACAGCTTCAGCGGCACCCGCCTGGCGATGCGCGTCGAGAACACCCAGCGCTTCCGGGCCGACGGCAATGCCTTCCTCAAGGTTGACTCGCTCCTGCGTGTGAATGGCGACACCACCGGTTGGTCGATGGTGCAGCGCCCGGGCGAGGCAACGACGGTGCCGATCCCGTCGCGGTATGTCGTGCCGAAGTTGCCGGGCGGGCGCGACGCGCTGATTCCCGCCGGTGGTCGACGCGGTCGCGCGACGATCATCGTCGATGAGTGGGGGCCGTACGATTACCTGAGCCCGAAGCTCTGGCCGGTCGGTCGCAGCGATGCCACGCCGCAGAAGCTCCGCGTGCTCGGCCCGGCGGGAAGCTGGCGCGTGGTAGCAAAGGAAGGCGTCGCGACCCTCTCCACCGAAACGGGCCGCGTGGGTGACACCCTGGTCGTGACGCCGATGGCCGGTCGGGAGGGGGACTACCGCGTCGAGTTGGAGTATCGCGGAGCCGCCGTGACCTCACCCTTCGGCGTGCGGAGCGCGACCGGTGTCCCGGTCCGCTTTGCGTGGGTGCGCTACCTCCTACCCGTGAAGTGGGCCGTCACCTTTGCCCGCACGGATTCGACCGGCAACGCGCCGGCGACCACCTCCGCCGCCCCGCTGCAGGGGATCGTGGCGCAGCGCGACACCACACGCCTCGACTTCACCTGGTACGGCCCGCCGAAGGGAATTCCCGCGAGTTGGCTGCTGACGCGTGCCGAGGCGTCGACCACCCTCGCGCCAGGGCGATATCGGATCCGCACGATCGCCGACGATGCCGTTCGCATCTACCTCGACGGCAAGCTCCTCCTCGACGACTGGGTGCCCGGCGAATCGCACGTGAAGGAGGCGGAGTTCACGGCGACCGGCACGCATCAGCTGGTGGTGCTGCACTGGCAGAAGGATGGCTGGTACGAGCTGCGGGTGGATGTGGAGCGGGTTCTTCGGTAG
- a CDS encoding response regulator transcription factor: protein MTLPRVLIAEDFEPMADALASWLSPWFEIVGKVLRLEMLAGAIRQTAPDAVLLDLAFKERSALHELPTLRLLPEAPRFVILTAYRDYGLMMGAIDAGASGYVVKTSDFTEVKTALDEVLAGRLYLSPSVRPEEPPRRKIVPRVDDGTWHPTAFDIKLTERQLGVLTELAAGRSARQVANLLEIHHTTVGKELQRLGERIGWEGDVTYLLRWFAEYQTR from the coding sequence GTGACGCTTCCTCGGGTCCTCATTGCCGAAGACTTCGAGCCGATGGCCGACGCACTCGCCAGCTGGCTCTCGCCGTGGTTCGAGATCGTCGGCAAGGTATTGCGGCTGGAGATGCTGGCCGGCGCCATCAGGCAGACCGCACCCGATGCGGTGCTGCTCGACCTTGCCTTCAAGGAGCGTAGCGCGCTCCACGAATTGCCGACGCTGCGGCTGCTTCCGGAGGCGCCGCGCTTCGTGATCCTCACGGCGTATCGCGACTATGGCCTGATGATGGGCGCGATTGACGCGGGCGCCTCAGGGTACGTCGTGAAGACGTCGGACTTCACCGAGGTGAAGACCGCACTCGACGAGGTACTTGCCGGGCGCCTCTACCTCTCGCCCAGCGTCCGCCCCGAGGAGCCGCCACGACGCAAGATTGTGCCGCGCGTCGACGATGGTACCTGGCACCCGACGGCCTTCGACATCAAGTTGACGGAGCGCCAACTCGGCGTCCTCACGGAGTTGGCCGCCGGACGCTCCGCGCGGCAGGTCGCGAACCTCCTCGAGATCCATCACACCACGGTGGGGAAGGAACTGCAGCGGCTGGGCGAACGCATCGGCTGGGAAGGTGACGTCACCTACCTGCTCCGATGGTTCGCCGAGTATCAGACGCGCTAG
- the udk gene encoding uridine kinase has protein sequence MPDAPRPRPLIIGVVGGSGSGKTTVARAIHEATGIDAAFVDQDAYYKDLGHLSMDDRRRVNFDHPDALDNDLMVEQLEALAAWQPIQKPTYDYAAHTRAAAVVTVQPSPIVIVDGILLFTDARLRKHFDIKLYVDVADDIRFIRRLQRDVEERGRTMGDVIRQYLTTVRPMHMEFVEPSKRYADVILPEGGHNKIGVEMVIARVILELQRRVT, from the coding sequence GTGCCTGACGCCCCTCGCCCTCGCCCCCTGATCATCGGCGTCGTCGGCGGCTCCGGCTCCGGCAAGACCACCGTGGCGCGCGCGATCCACGAGGCGACCGGGATCGATGCCGCGTTCGTCGACCAGGACGCCTACTACAAGGACCTCGGCCACCTCTCGATGGACGATCGGCGACGGGTCAACTTCGACCACCCCGACGCGCTCGACAACGACCTGATGGTCGAGCAACTCGAGGCGCTCGCGGCCTGGCAGCCGATCCAGAAGCCGACCTACGACTACGCCGCCCACACGCGCGCGGCGGCCGTCGTCACGGTGCAGCCGAGCCCGATCGTGATCGTCGATGGCATCCTCCTCTTCACTGATGCGCGGCTCCGGAAGCACTTCGACATCAAGCTCTACGTCGACGTGGCCGACGATATCCGCTTCATCCGCCGGTTGCAGCGTGACGTCGAGGAACGCGGCCGCACCATGGGCGACGTGATCCGCCAGTACCTCACCACCGTGCGGCCGATGCATATGGAGTTCGTCGAGCCATCCAAGCGGTATGCCGACGTCATCCTCCCGGAGGGCGGCCACAACAAGATCGGCGTCGAAATGGTGATCGCCCGCGTGATCCTCGAGCTGCAGCGCCGCGTCACGTGA
- the gcvH gene encoding glycine cleavage system protein GcvH encodes MEYPDNLKYSVEHEWLAADGTVGITAFAVEQIGDIVFVELPAVGTAVSAGKPFGVIESVKAVSELFAPVSGKVVAVNDALGDAPETVASDCYGAGWLVKIEPSNPDEVLGLRNSADYQTMIAAS; translated from the coding sequence GTGGAGTATCCGGACAACCTCAAGTATTCTGTCGAGCACGAGTGGCTCGCCGCTGATGGCACCGTCGGTATCACCGCCTTTGCCGTCGAGCAGATCGGCGACATCGTCTTCGTCGAGCTCCCGGCCGTCGGGACCGCCGTCAGCGCCGGCAAGCCGTTTGGCGTGATCGAGTCGGTCAAGGCCGTCAGCGAGCTCTTCGCTCCGGTCTCCGGCAAGGTCGTCGCGGTCAACGACGCCCTGGGCGATGCGCCCGAGACGGTGGCCAGCGACTGCTACGGTGCCGGCTGGTTGGTGAAGATCGAGCCGAGCAATCCCGATGAGGTGCTCGGACTGCGCAACTCGGCAGATTATCAGACGATGATCGCCGCGAGCTGA
- the gcvT gene encoding glycine cleavage system aminomethyltransferase GcvT: MLKTALLDRHIALGARMVPFAGWEMPVQYQGLVEEHKAVRSAAGLFDLSHMGELWIKGPEADRALDYALVTQPSKLAVGKAHYSMICAADGSVMDDLIVYRLGETRYLVVANGANADVVSAALRERLDGFDASLDDASMRTSLVAIQGPKAAEILQPFIDVDLSTVKYYSGREATAFGLPVLLARTGYTGEDGFELFTLWDDAIPVWDGLLAAGKDAGLVPVGLGARDTLRLEAGMPLYGQELDRATTPFEANLGRVVKFEKEGDFVGRAALAAAKDHPTKTLVALKLTGRGIARTGYPVYLPAAAEPVGIVTSGTASPTLGYAIAMAYLPVANAALGTSVEIGVRSQRVTAEVIALPFYRRST; the protein is encoded by the coding sequence GTGCTCAAGACTGCACTGCTCGACCGTCACATCGCCCTCGGTGCCCGCATGGTTCCCTTTGCCGGCTGGGAGATGCCTGTCCAGTACCAGGGCCTTGTCGAGGAGCACAAGGCGGTACGCAGCGCGGCCGGCCTCTTCGACCTCTCCCACATGGGCGAGCTCTGGATCAAGGGACCCGAGGCCGATCGGGCCCTCGACTACGCCCTGGTGACCCAGCCCTCGAAGCTGGCGGTCGGCAAGGCCCACTACTCGATGATCTGCGCCGCCGACGGCTCGGTGATGGACGACCTGATCGTCTACCGCCTCGGCGAGACGCGCTACCTGGTGGTCGCCAACGGCGCCAATGCGGATGTCGTCTCGGCGGCGCTCCGGGAGCGGCTCGACGGCTTCGATGCCTCGCTCGACGACGCCTCGATGCGCACCTCGCTGGTGGCGATCCAGGGGCCGAAGGCCGCTGAAATTCTCCAGCCGTTCATCGATGTCGACCTGAGCACGGTCAAGTATTACAGCGGCCGCGAGGCGACAGCGTTCGGCCTCCCGGTGCTGTTGGCCCGGACCGGCTACACCGGCGAGGATGGCTTCGAGCTCTTCACGCTGTGGGACGACGCCATTCCCGTCTGGGACGGCCTCCTCGCCGCAGGAAAGGATGCCGGACTGGTGCCGGTTGGCCTCGGTGCCCGCGACACCCTCCGCCTCGAGGCGGGGATGCCGCTCTACGGCCAGGAGCTGGACCGCGCCACCACCCCGTTCGAGGCCAACCTCGGCCGGGTGGTCAAGTTCGAGAAGGAGGGGGACTTCGTCGGCCGCGCTGCGTTGGCCGCCGCCAAGGATCACCCCACCAAGACGCTGGTCGCCCTCAAGTTGACCGGACGCGGCATCGCCCGGACGGGGTACCCCGTCTATCTTCCCGCCGCGGCAGAACCGGTGGGGATCGTCACCAGCGGGACCGCCTCACCCACCCTCGGCTACGCGATCGCCATGGCCTACCTCCCCGTCGCCAACGCGGCCCTCGGGACGTCGGTCGAGATCGGGGTTCGCAGCCAGCGGGTGACTGCCGAAGTGATCGCCCTGCCGTTCTATCGTCGTTCGACCTGA
- a CDS encoding S9 family peptidase: MRVALAALLLGAAVPAAAQGTFTLDRFLELERVASPAISPDGKSIVYTRIQANRIADCYESMLWQVDDNGANPRQVAPGHHAAWSPDGKRLAWLAEIEGVTQLIVRTIGGGDVTLTTGPTPPIAFRWSPDGQQIAFTRLVPFAPPIRVTSPIPAEGGNWAADPSITTRLRSAEGWVQLFVVSATGGEARQVTAGGFDVGARDTGVHGTIPFDWFLDGTAIVFDGLLEPDAERRYQQSQLYVVQVASGELRRLTATDGFWHTPVVSPDGKWIAFSGFADGTASYRTQPLHVIRPDGGGFRTMTASLDRDAVGATWDPDNQTVWFSAEDRGAINSYSVSLKDGKVKPGSNGLHRMELAAIARKGGYGLAIRSTASLPWELVRFPLKKPWEIQPVTHLNDALAKAVHFGEVEEVEYHSGDALVQGWLVKPPDFVVGSKRPLHVELHGGPHAMQHLGFSPTAQQMAAAGYLVLLLNPRGSTGYGSDFGAALGTRYPGVDLDDVIAGVDEVISRGWVDTAKVFVGGCGGGGMLASWVVGRSTRFAAASVRCPANDWLAGLPGPLGAEEEPFFSRPWRQDRLDWSERSPLHVVGAVRAPVLVVAGDCRRALPIDEGGEWFSALQLRGVPSALVRLSDECGAATQHPSNWLRTRQLILDWYAHATTGPR, translated from the coding sequence GTGAGGGTCGCCCTCGCCGCGCTCCTGCTCGGCGCCGCGGTTCCGGCTGCGGCGCAGGGGACCTTCACCCTCGATCGCTTTCTCGAGCTCGAGCGGGTCGCCTCGCCTGCCATCAGTCCCGACGGCAAGTCGATCGTCTACACCCGCATCCAGGCCAACCGGATCGCCGACTGCTACGAGTCGATGCTCTGGCAGGTCGATGACAACGGCGCGAATCCTCGCCAGGTCGCCCCCGGGCATCACGCCGCGTGGTCACCTGACGGAAAGCGCTTGGCATGGCTCGCCGAAATCGAGGGCGTCACACAGCTCATCGTCCGGACCATCGGCGGCGGTGATGTCACACTCACGACTGGCCCGACTCCGCCGATCGCGTTCCGCTGGTCGCCCGATGGCCAGCAGATCGCCTTCACCAGGCTGGTGCCATTCGCTCCGCCAATCCGTGTCACCTCGCCGATCCCTGCCGAGGGGGGCAACTGGGCCGCCGATCCGAGCATCACGACCCGCCTCCGCTCGGCCGAGGGGTGGGTGCAGCTCTTCGTCGTGAGCGCCACGGGTGGCGAGGCGCGTCAGGTGACCGCCGGCGGCTTCGACGTCGGTGCCCGCGACACCGGCGTGCATGGCACCATTCCCTTCGACTGGTTCCTCGACGGGACGGCGATCGTCTTCGACGGCCTGCTCGAGCCCGACGCCGAGCGGCGCTATCAGCAGTCGCAGCTGTACGTGGTGCAGGTGGCGAGTGGCGAGCTCCGCCGCCTCACCGCGACCGATGGCTTCTGGCACACGCCGGTCGTCTCGCCCGACGGCAAGTGGATCGCATTCAGCGGTTTTGCTGACGGGACGGCGAGCTACCGCACGCAGCCCCTCCACGTGATCCGCCCCGATGGCGGCGGGTTCCGCACGATGACGGCGAGCCTCGACCGTGATGCCGTCGGCGCCACCTGGGATCCGGACAACCAGACGGTCTGGTTCAGCGCCGAGGATCGCGGGGCGATCAACAGTTACTCGGTGTCGCTCAAGGACGGCAAGGTGAAGCCGGGGTCGAACGGCCTGCACCGGATGGAGCTCGCCGCGATTGCCCGAAAGGGCGGCTACGGCCTGGCCATCCGGAGCACGGCGTCGCTCCCGTGGGAGCTGGTGCGCTTCCCGCTCAAGAAGCCGTGGGAGATCCAGCCGGTCACGCACCTCAACGACGCGCTCGCCAAGGCGGTGCACTTCGGCGAGGTCGAAGAGGTTGAATACCACTCCGGCGACGCGTTGGTGCAGGGATGGCTGGTGAAGCCGCCTGACTTCGTCGTCGGCAGCAAGCGACCGCTCCATGTCGAACTGCATGGGGGCCCGCACGCGATGCAGCACCTCGGTTTTTCGCCAACGGCGCAGCAGATGGCCGCGGCTGGCTACCTGGTGCTCTTGCTCAACCCGCGCGGCTCGACCGGCTACGGCAGCGACTTCGGTGCCGCGCTCGGCACCCGCTACCCTGGCGTCGACCTCGACGACGTGATCGCCGGCGTCGACGAGGTGATCAGCCGCGGCTGGGTCGACACGGCGAAGGTTTTCGTCGGCGGCTGCGGCGGCGGCGGGATGCTCGCGTCGTGGGTCGTCGGTCGGAGCACCCGCTTTGCTGCGGCGTCGGTGCGCTGCCCCGCCAACGACTGGCTCGCCGGTCTCCCTGGCCCGCTCGGCGCCGAGGAGGAGCCGTTCTTCTCGCGGCCATGGCGGCAGGATCGGCTCGACTGGAGCGAGCGGTCACCCTTGCACGTGGTCGGGGCGGTGCGGGCCCCGGTGCTGGTCGTCGCCGGCGATTGTCGCCGCGCGCTGCCGATCGACGAGGGGGGCGAGTGGTTCTCGGCGCTGCAGCTCCGCGGCGTGCCATCGGCGCTGGTCCGACTGAGCGACGAATGCGGTGCCGCGACGCAGCACCCCTCCAACTGGCTCCGCACCCGCCAACTCATCCTCGACTGGTACGCCCACGCCACCACGGGACCTCGATGA
- a CDS encoding SRPBCC domain-containing protein, translating into MPITSVTSDAAARTLTVVADYPVPVARLWAAYADPRQLERFWGPVEWPATFTRHDMAVGGRSHYYMTGPDGTKAHGWFRYLAIEPMKRIELEDGFADEQDVPNPDMPTMQMVFSFQETPTGSRFQCLTTFTSTEAMESLVAMGMVEGMSSAMGQIDAVLADLSSFAATRGTEAQLLSDTTVRISRVIRGSVDQVWRAHHEPALMQRWLLGPDGWTMPVCEVATRVGERYRYEWEAVDGSARFGFEGELLESSPPYRAVTTEQMIGMDGPGTRNELTLVATPSGTLLSIVITYPNKEMRDMILGSGMTTGMETSYTRLEREVLAG; encoded by the coding sequence ATGCCGATCACCTCTGTTACCTCCGATGCCGCCGCCCGCACGCTCACCGTCGTGGCCGACTACCCCGTGCCGGTCGCGCGCCTCTGGGCGGCCTATGCCGACCCGCGCCAACTCGAGCGCTTCTGGGGGCCGGTGGAATGGCCCGCCACCTTCACGCGGCATGACATGGCGGTGGGTGGCCGTTCGCACTACTACATGACCGGTCCCGACGGCACCAAGGCGCACGGCTGGTTCCGCTACCTCGCGATCGAGCCGATGAAGCGGATCGAGCTCGAGGACGGCTTTGCCGACGAGCAGGACGTCCCGAACCCGGACATGCCGACGATGCAGATGGTCTTCTCCTTCCAGGAGACGCCGACGGGATCCCGGTTCCAGTGCCTGACAACCTTCACCAGCACGGAGGCGATGGAATCGCTCGTGGCGATGGGGATGGTCGAGGGGATGAGCTCGGCGATGGGCCAGATCGACGCCGTCCTCGCGGACCTCTCCTCCTTCGCGGCGACGCGCGGCACCGAGGCGCAGCTGCTCTCCGACACCACGGTACGGATCTCGCGCGTCATCCGCGGCTCGGTCGACCAGGTGTGGCGCGCGCATCACGAGCCGGCGCTCATGCAGCGCTGGCTTCTCGGTCCCGACGGCTGGACGATGCCGGTCTGCGAGGTCGCCACCCGCGTCGGCGAGCGCTACCGCTACGAGTGGGAAGCCGTCGACGGATCGGCACGCTTCGGCTTCGAGGGTGAACTGCTCGAGTCGTCGCCCCCGTACCGCGCCGTCACCACCGAGCAGATGATCGGGATGGATGGCCCCGGGACCCGCAACGAGCTGACCCTGGTTGCGACGCCGTCGGGAACGCTGCTCTCCATTGTGATCACCTACCCGAACAAGGAGATGCGCGACATGATCCTCGGCAGCGGGATGACGACGGGGATGGAGACGAGCTACACCCGCCTCGAGCGCGAGGTGCTCGCCGGGTAG
- the gcvP gene encoding aminomethyl-transferring glycine dehydrogenase, translated as MTTASAPREVRSAHGGESAPHASCLAPNEFSTRHVGPRPDEIQAMLGVLGYDSLDAFIDDVVPEAIRLRRPLALAPGLDERAVLTTAQQLAERNQVFRSYLGMGYHGTFTPPVIQRNILENPGWYTAYTPYQAEIAQGRLEALLNFQTVVSDLTGLEIANASLLDEGTAAAEAMAMTIAVVKHEGTPIFLIDAACHPQTIAVVETRAEARGVKVIVGNPESFTFGARGEGEVVGCLLQYPATDGLVRDFRAVAEAAHAAGALVTVATDLLALALLAPPGEWGADVAVGNTQRFGVPMGYGGPHAAFYATRDAYKRHIPGRIIGLSKDSRGEPALRMALQTREQHIRRDKATSNICTAQVLLAVMASMYAVYHGPEGIRRIATQVHSRALLLAHALHRLGYAVEHQHFFDTVSVKVESWKQDRIIEAAAARRINLRRIGTHRVVVSLDETVTLADLGDLISCFALDGALPFMLDAAMVSDEAIPATLKRSSGYLTHPVFHRHRSETEMLRYMRGLEAKDLSLTAAMIPLGSCTMKLNATSEMMPVSFPGFGALHPFAPREQAQGYTEMFRQLEAQLAEITGFARVSLQPNAGSQGEFAGLMVIRAYHHARGDHHRDVCLIPTSAHGTNPASAVMAGMKVVVVAADSHGNIDVADLKAKAAEHAANLAALMVTYPSTHGVFESSIKEICEVIHSHGGQVYMDGANMNAQVGLCRPGDIGADVCHLNLHKTFCIPHGGGGPGMGPIGVAPQLAPFLPGHPVIDLGHAHPAGTISAGPWGSPSILPISWTYIQLMGSEGLTYATKVAILSANYIAKRLEGAFDLLYAAKNGLVAHECIIDMRPFKATAAIEVEDIAKRIIDFGFHPPTVSFPVAGTLMIEPTESEPKSELDRFVDALLAIREEIREIEQGTASREVNVLKGSPHTLSEVTANEWNRPYSREQAAFPVASLRERKLWPTVGRIDSAYGDRNLVCTCPPVEDYV; from the coding sequence ATGACGACCGCATCCGCACCCCGTGAAGTCCGCAGCGCCCATGGTGGCGAGTCTGCGCCGCACGCGTCGTGTCTCGCCCCGAATGAGTTTTCGACTCGACACGTCGGGCCACGCCCCGACGAGATCCAGGCGATGCTCGGCGTGCTCGGCTACGACTCCCTCGACGCCTTTATCGATGATGTGGTCCCGGAGGCGATTCGCCTCCGCCGCCCGCTCGCGCTGGCCCCGGGCCTCGATGAACGGGCCGTGCTCACCACTGCGCAGCAGCTGGCCGAGCGGAACCAGGTCTTCCGCTCGTACCTCGGCATGGGGTACCACGGCACCTTCACGCCGCCGGTCATTCAGCGCAACATCCTCGAGAATCCGGGATGGTACACCGCCTACACGCCGTACCAGGCCGAGATTGCCCAGGGCCGGCTCGAAGCGCTGTTGAACTTCCAGACGGTCGTGAGCGATTTGACCGGCCTGGAGATCGCCAACGCGTCACTCCTCGACGAAGGCACCGCCGCCGCCGAGGCGATGGCGATGACGATTGCGGTGGTGAAGCACGAAGGGACGCCGATCTTCCTGATCGATGCCGCCTGCCATCCGCAGACGATTGCCGTGGTCGAGACGCGCGCGGAAGCGCGGGGTGTGAAGGTGATCGTCGGGAACCCGGAGTCCTTCACCTTCGGGGCGAGGGGTGAGGGCGAAGTCGTGGGCTGTCTGCTGCAGTATCCCGCGACGGACGGCCTGGTGCGCGACTTCCGCGCCGTTGCCGAGGCGGCCCATGCCGCCGGCGCCCTGGTGACCGTGGCGACGGACCTGTTGGCGCTGGCGCTGCTGGCGCCGCCGGGGGAGTGGGGCGCCGACGTGGCGGTGGGCAACACGCAGCGCTTCGGTGTGCCGATGGGCTACGGCGGCCCGCACGCGGCGTTCTACGCCACGCGCGACGCCTACAAGCGCCACATTCCGGGGCGGATCATCGGCCTCTCGAAGGACAGCCGCGGCGAACCGGCGCTCCGCATGGCGCTGCAGACGCGCGAGCAGCACATCCGTCGCGACAAGGCGACCAGCAACATCTGCACGGCGCAGGTGCTGCTGGCGGTGATGGCGTCGATGTACGCCGTCTACCACGGCCCCGAGGGGATCCGCCGGATCGCCACGCAGGTGCACAGCCGCGCGCTGCTGCTGGCGCACGCGCTCCATCGCCTGGGCTATGCCGTCGAGCACCAGCACTTCTTCGACACCGTCTCGGTCAAGGTCGAGAGCTGGAAGCAGGATCGGATCATCGAGGCCGCCGCGGCTCGCCGCATCAACCTGCGCCGGATCGGGACGCATCGCGTGGTGGTCTCGCTCGACGAGACGGTGACGCTCGCCGACCTCGGCGACCTGATCTCCTGCTTCGCGCTCGACGGCGCGCTGCCGTTCATGCTCGACGCGGCGATGGTTTCCGATGAAGCCATCCCGGCGACGCTCAAGCGCAGCAGCGGCTACCTGACGCACCCGGTCTTCCACCGGCACCGCTCGGAGACGGAGATGCTGCGCTACATGCGCGGCCTCGAGGCGAAGGACTTGTCGCTTACCGCGGCGATGATCCCGCTCGGCTCGTGCACGATGAAGCTCAACGCCACCAGCGAGATGATGCCGGTGTCGTTCCCGGGCTTCGGCGCACTGCACCCGTTCGCACCGCGCGAGCAGGCGCAGGGGTACACGGAGATGTTCCGGCAGCTCGAGGCGCAGCTCGCCGAGATCACCGGCTTCGCGCGTGTCTCGCTGCAGCCGAATGCCGGATCGCAGGGCGAGTTCGCCGGGTTGATGGTCATCCGCGCCTACCACCACGCGCGCGGCGATCACCACCGCGACGTCTGCCTCATTCCGACCTCGGCGCACGGCACCAATCCGGCGAGCGCGGTGATGGCGGGGATGAAGGTCGTGGTCGTGGCGGCCGACAGTCACGGCAACATTGATGTGGCCGACCTCAAGGCGAAGGCCGCCGAGCATGCCGCGAACCTCGCGGCACTGATGGTGACCTACCCGTCGACCCACGGCGTCTTCGAGTCATCGATCAAGGAAATCTGCGAGGTCATTCACTCGCATGGTGGCCAGGTGTACATGGACGGCGCCAACATGAACGCACAGGTCGGCCTCTGCCGCCCGGGCGACATCGGTGCCGACGTCTGCCACCTGAACCTGCACAAGACCTTCTGCATCCCGCACGGCGGGGGCGGCCCCGGCATGGGCCCGATCGGCGTGGCGCCGCAGTTGGCGCCGTTCCTGCCGGGGCATCCGGTGATTGATCTCGGGCATGCGCATCCGGCCGGCACGATCTCGGCCGGGCCGTGGGGCAGCCCCAGCATCCTGCCGATCTCGTGGACCTACATCCAGCTGATGGGGTCGGAAGGGCTCACCTACGCGACGAAGGTGGCGATCCTCTCGGCGAACTACATCGCCAAGCGGCTCGAGGGGGCGTTCGACCTGCTCTACGCCGCCAAGAACGGTCTCGTGGCACACGAATGCATCATCGACATGCGCCCGTTCAAGGCGACGGCGGCGATCGAGGTCGAGGACATCGCCAAGCGAATCATCGACTTCGGCTTCCACCCGCCGACGGTCTCCTTCCCGGTGGCCGGCACGCTGATGATCGAGCCGACCGAGTCGGAGCCGAAGAGCGAACTCGATCGGTTCGTCGACGCGTTGCTCGCCATCCGCGAGGAGATCCGCGAGATCGAGCAGGGCACGGCGAGCCGCGAGGTGAACGTGCTCAAGGGGTCACCGCACACCCTGAGCGAAGTCACCGCGAACGAGTGGAACCGGCCCTACAGCCGCGAGCAGGCCGCCTTCCCGGTGGCGTCGCTTCGTGAGCGGAAGTTGTGGCCGACGGTCGGGCGGATCGACTCGGCGTATGGCGACCGGAACCTGGTGTGCACCTGCCCGCCTGTTGAGGACTACGTGTAG